A single window of Plasmodium malariae genome assembly, chromosome: 8 DNA harbors:
- the PmUG01_08057500 gene encoding PIR protein: protein MTAGTTDDDSVSLYLKYENEFNRITTSDIHNTGGSGGNPGQKCMDIADGDFIDPCQQIGRYLIEIKQKHNSNSPERCKYLNYKINAEDSYKKPDLFEIYKKFSSKIGNVCKDEIKTIPQNSLGKLKELYSYYENFSKFDGKDKDSDGHICNDINNLYSFYNNNYEECQKNSDDAFCEELSNFKEAYEHKMKMLTPCDRLPKTLTPILLQPSSPEETDQVFIPSLTTALILLISFTLFFLYKFTPLKSWLHTHLRKKKIIEFNNITKEKRESLQNTQEYINISYDENLHNIGYHPQRET from the exons ATGACAGCTGGAACTACAGAC gatGATTCTGTATCATTATAtcttaaatatgaaaatgaatttaaTCGTATTACTACATCAGATATACATAATACTGGAGGATCCGGAGGGAATCCTGGACAAAAATGTATGGATATTGCAGATGGAGATTTTATTGATCCATGCCAACAGATTGGTAGATACTTAATtgaaataaagcaaaaacaCAATTCTAATAGCCCTGAACGTTGTAAATACTTgaactataaaataaatgcagAAGATAGTTATAAGAAACCTGATTTGTTcgagatatataaaaaattttcgtCCAAAATAGGAAATGTATGCAAAGACGAAATAAAAACTATTCCGCAGAATTCTTTAGGAAAACTTAAAGAACTATATAgctattatgaaaatttcaGCAAATTTGATGGTAAGGACAAAGATTCCGATGGTCATATTTgtaatgatattaataatcTTTATAGcttttataataacaattaCGAAGAATGTCAAAAAAATAGTGATGACGCTTTTTGTGAGGAGTTATCCAATTTTAAGGAAGCATATGaacataaaatgaaaatgttaaCTCCATGCGATCGTTTACCAAAAACTTTAACCCCAATATTACTACAACCATCATCACCTGAAGAAACAGATCAAGTATTTATTCCCAGTCTAACAACGGCTCTCATATTACTAATATCTttcactttattttttttatataag ttTACTCCATTGAAATCGTGGTTACATACTCATTTgcgaaagaaaaaaataattgaatttaacaatattacaaaagaaaaaagagaatccTTACAAAACACAcaagaatatataaacataagtTATGACGAAAACCTTCATAATATAGGCTACCATCCTCAAAGAGAAACTTAA